From the genome of Monomorium pharaonis isolate MP-MQ-018 chromosome 1, ASM1337386v2, whole genome shotgun sequence:
TGTATGCGCATTCCATACTTTAGAGGAATTTTTATGCGTACGGTATTACCAACGGCTGGAGCATATCGAAACGAGAGtggtattgtaaatttagataatgcTGAAGGATCGGGTACACACTGGGTGGCATACGCAAAGAGGGGAGATCGCGCTATATACTTTGATAGTTTCGGCAATCTTAGACCGCCGAAAGAACTGGTGCAATATTTAGATGTAAAGCGGATCGAGTACAATCACACGCCATACCAACGTTACGATCAAAGCAACTGCGGTCAACTGTGTTTGCGTTTTCTCCAAacagttaataatcaatttaaaggctaacattgtgcaatttaattCAGTATTCGTTTCAATATGTCACTGACGTTTACGCTAACCGGCAAGAGTAGCATCCTCGCGGTAAGCTATTTTCCAGCCGTAGATTTGAGCGATGGCGATTACGAGCTCGGCGTCacagattttgaaacatattataccatacctaatgtaaattcatcgaataacaaattttactatgaCAAAGACGACAAGGAAATTATGATTCCGGAAGGATCGTATGAATTGCgtgatatagatagatatttgaAACGCGCAATTTTACTATCTCATCCCGATGTTGCGGGAAAGAGGACGTTTCGCAAAGAAAATGAAGACGAGAGCGAATATCCGCTGGTGATTCGTgctaacaataatacaatgaagAGCGAGATTATGTGTGCTTATcggataaatttcattaaacctAACAACATCGGATCGCTGTTGGGATTTTCATCGCGTCGTATTCTTGAATCGCGATTGTGGCATGAATCGGATGCacctataaatatcataaacgtaaatattattcgcaTAGAATGTAACGTGACTGCAGGTGCGTACAGCAACGACAAGTGTGTACACACGATACACCAATTTTCACCGAGGGTGCCaccaggatataagatatcggaaaCACCTGCACAGATCATTTACCTTCCAATCGTCGCACGGAGCATTATTGATTTGACGATTCGCATTGTGGATCAGAACGGTCAATTACTCGATTTTCGCGGAGAGGAGATTACCGTTAAATTACACGTACGAAGACGAtaacgtgagatgctcgtgATGAATGAGCAAGTGAAGGACACAATTTTTAcaccaatcaagaatattcgaCCGTGTGACATAAATTGTAcgacagttaaaaatattcgatcgtctgataaaaagaaactctccgcgtcaaacgttgaatttttaaaatcattgggATTCGTCGTACGAAATATCTAAGATGTCTAACATCTTGAACATTGGAGGCGAGCCGATCTTTGACGACAGCATCGTCAAGATTGAGACTCATACGTACAATCTGTACGCCAACACCACTTTTGGATACAGCGATGAAATAAGGATACCCATACAACAGCaggatttatacacgttaccATGTGAAAGTTTTCTCTACGTCGAAGGAAGATTGGTgatgaagaagaaagacgATAAGGATAAAGATGAGATAAATCTCGGAAATAATTGCGTGGCATTCATATTTGATGAAATTCGATATGAACTCAACGGCGTGGAAATTGATCGCAATAGAAACgttggaataaccagcacTCTCAAGAACTATGTATCGTTGTCATATGACAAAGCAGTAATTATGCAGAATGCAGGATGGGAATTTTCGTATAACTTACCGGAAGGATACTTCAACTTTTGCGTACCGCTTAGTGTATTATTGGGCTTTTGCGAAGATTACAAACGCGTGATTGTTAACGCTCGTCACGAATTGATCTTGATACGAGCGCGCAACGATAACAATTCTATCGTCGGAAATTCTACGGCTCAaccggaaattgaattatttaaagtgcagTGGCGAATGCCGCATGTTACGTTAAACGAAGTCAACAAATTATCATTGCTGCGAGCTTTGGAGAGTGAACAATGTCTAAGTATGAGTTTTCGTTCCTGGGATCTGTATGAGTACCCTTTGCTGCAGAGTACGACGAAACATTCATGGGCTGTTAAAACTGCAATTCAGCTCGAGAAACCGCGCTTCGTTATCTTCGCACTGCAGACtggtcgaaaaaatatcatgtcaCAAGATGTTACAATCTTTGACGACTGTAATTTGATCaacgtaaaactttatctaaactCCGAATTTTATCCGTATGACGATATGAATTTAGACTTTCGTAAATCTAGATATGCAATTCTGTATGACATGTATCGACGTTTTGGTAAATCTTATTATGGATATGAGTGTGAAACGCTGCTCAACGTAATCACATTCCTGGAAAAAGGACCTTTTGCGGTCATTGACTGTTCGCGACAAAACGAATCCGTCAAGAGTGCTACCGTAGATGTgcgcatagaatttgattgcaaaGAAAATGTTCCTGCGAATACTACGCTTATTGTCTCATTTTACATGATcgtgtaattgaatattgtCCGTTGTCCAACGTAGTGCGCAAAATCATGTAACATCaaactgataaaaactgaGATATTTGGTATTAAAGCACAGTCTTGAAGAGTTACTCATAATGATCGTACCGACATTTGTGGATCTGCAAGGATTCattgtcgataaaaaatttatcgtaaaggAAGTGGCGGTACTGAGAAAAGGATTCGTTCTCAcgcattacatttttgctaGCCCCATGCCATGGCGTGTTCTTACAAAATCCGACAAGTCTTGCGCTTCTTGGTTGATTGCATATCATCATGGATTGCAATGGAAAGACGTGATGATACCGTACAGCATGGCGAAACGTCTGATTACATCTGCAGTGTGTAATACGGAAGATGATGATGACAGAAAAACTATCGTATACGTTAAGGGACttcagaaacgagaatggttgaTAAAC
Proteins encoded in this window:
- the LOC118647225 gene encoding uncharacterized protein LOC118647225: MSNILNIGGEPIFDDSIVKIETHTYNLYANTTFGYSDEIRIPIQQQDLYTLPCESFLYVEGRLVMKKKDDKDKDEINLGNNCVAFIFDEIRYELNGVEIDRNRNVGITSTLKNYVSLSYDKAVIMQNAGWEFSYNLPEGYFNFCVPLSVLLGFCEDYKRVIVNARHELILIRARNDNNSIVGNSTAQPEIELFKVQWRMPHVTLNEVNKLSLLRALESEQCLSMSFRSWDLYEYPLLQSTTKHSWAVKTAIQLEKPRFVIFALQTGRKNIMSQDVTIFDDCNLINVKLYLNSEFYPYDDMNLDFRKSRYAILYDMYRRFGKSYYGYECETLLNVITFLEKGPFAVIDCSRQNESVKSATVDVRIEFDCKENVPANTTLIVSFYMIV